The following coding sequences lie in one Deltaproteobacteria bacterium genomic window:
- a CDS encoding lamin tail domain-containing protein codes for MKSAGLAIFCLFVLMASCGRDLSLHADDSGWDSSDEPGDSSDDGGDGSTGTSDESVSSTFSPESLVINEIYYDDDESDTDGNVFVELYGTPGGDLSGYLLRLVNGADGQITDEIVFPAETAVPEDGFFVVADSKTGSTSETNVDNADLIDNFDPQNGPDSIQLVDPSGDIMDVVGYGEDLPLSDFDGNPLYEGSPATTAGAGQSLGRIEGADTGNNAVDFVVNETPSPGSGEVSQTLATPSEESTDEESTADISEVIESGDVHFTEVVTDPRQDWNDSSGGDGFLFNSMPGTGTVGSTDEWIEIQNGREESVDLTGWRLEMNDGTDATELFSSPSASLNFFAGGDVDNFQPDEFLVIGNPAGDMKNTITLELFNDSDEEIDSLTIDDANATGISDESYQLMDDGNWGMGEATIGF; via the coding sequence ATGAAATCCGCCGGCCTTGCAATTTTTTGCCTGTTTGTCCTCATGGCGTCGTGCGGCAGAGATCTTTCGCTCCATGCGGATGACAGTGGGTGGGACAGTTCAGATGAGCCTGGAGACAGTTCGGACGATGGCGGCGACGGTTCAACCGGGACGTCGGACGAATCGGTTTCATCAACATTTTCCCCTGAATCTCTGGTTATCAACGAAATCTACTATGACGATGACGAGTCCGACACTGATGGAAATGTTTTTGTCGAACTGTATGGAACGCCGGGGGGCGATCTGTCGGGGTATCTGCTTCGTCTCGTCAACGGGGCGGATGGCCAAATAACGGATGAGATTGTGTTCCCCGCGGAGACGGCGGTTCCAGAGGATGGTTTTTTTGTCGTGGCCGACTCGAAGACCGGCAGTACGTCCGAGACCAATGTTGACAATGCCGATCTGATTGACAATTTCGATCCGCAGAACGGACCCGACAGTATTCAACTCGTTGACCCTTCGGGAGACATTATGGATGTCGTCGGTTATGGCGAAGATCTGCCCCTATCCGATTTCGACGGCAACCCTCTTTATGAGGGGAGCCCGGCGACAACGGCCGGCGCGGGACAAAGTCTGGGCCGTATCGAGGGCGCCGATACCGGAAACAACGCCGTCGATTTTGTTGTCAATGAAACTCCGTCGCCGGGGAGCGGGGAGGTCAGTCAAACTCTTGCCACACCATCGGAAGAGTCAACGGACGAAGAATCAACAGCCGATATTTCAGAAGTCATTGAATCGGGCGATGTCCATTTTACCGAGGTGGTCACCGATCCCCGGCAGGACTGGAACGACTCATCCGGCGGCGACGGTTTTTTGTTCAATTCCATGCCCGGCACTGGGACCGTCGGTTCGACGGATGAATGGATCGAAATCCAAAACGGCCGCGAGGAATCGGTCGATCTGACCGGCTGGCGGCTGGAGATGAACGATGGAACTGATGCGACTGAATTATTTTCATCGCCATCGGCCTCTCTCAACTTTTTCGCCGGGGGTGATGTCGATAATTTTCAGCCGGACGAATTTCTGGTGATCGGCAACCCCGCCGGCGACATGAAAAACACCATTACCCTGGAACTTTTCAACGATTCCGACGAAGAGATCGACTCCTTGACGATTGACGATGCCAACGCCACCGGAATTTCGGATGAATCCTACCAATTGATGGATGACGGAAACTGGGGAATGGGCGAGGCGACGATCGGGTTTTGA
- a CDS encoding alanine--glyoxylate aminotransferase family protein, whose product MKYRLYAPGPTPVPEEVLTEMAKPILHHRTPAFEKVIAEVREGLKWLFQTKEEVIIFAASGSGAMEASIVNTFSMGDRALVVDGGKFGERWWKICKAYGIAHDVIKVEWGHAVNAAEIEKKLKEKEYRAVFIQASETSTGVMHPIQEIAQIVKKFDKTLLVVDGITAVGVFSLPMDEWGIDVLVSGSQKALQLPPGLAFAAVSQKAWAFVEKSNLPKFYFSFKTEKKNLEANTTAWTPAVSLIQGLRVVLKNMQAEGLEKIFARHDKMARMVREAAKAIGLKLFAPEAPSNAITAIYGPDGMDSGKVVKFLRDDLNMTIAGGQDAAKGKIFRIGHLGYYDEMDMITVWSGIEMALTKMAYKFEKGKGVAKAMEVFAS is encoded by the coding sequence ATGAAATACCGCCTCTATGCCCCCGGTCCCACTCCCGTTCCCGAAGAGGTCTTGACCGAAATGGCCAAGCCAATCTTGCACCATCGCACCCCGGCGTTCGAAAAGGTGATTGCGGAGGTTCGCGAGGGGTTGAAATGGCTTTTTCAGACCAAGGAGGAAGTCATCATCTTTGCCGCCAGCGGTTCCGGCGCGATGGAGGCCTCCATCGTCAACACCTTTTCTATGGGAGACCGGGCGCTGGTGGTGGACGGCGGAAAATTCGGCGAGCGGTGGTGGAAGATCTGCAAAGCCTACGGCATCGCACACGATGTCATTAAAGTGGAGTGGGGTCATGCGGTGAATGCCGCGGAGATTGAAAAAAAATTGAAAGAAAAAGAATACCGCGCGGTGTTTATTCAGGCTTCAGAAACATCAACCGGTGTTATGCATCCCATCCAAGAAATCGCCCAGATCGTTAAAAAATTCGACAAAACCCTTCTGGTGGTTGATGGAATCACCGCCGTCGGTGTTTTTTCTCTGCCGATGGACGAATGGGGAATCGACGTTCTGGTTTCCGGATCCCAGAAGGCGCTCCAGCTTCCGCCGGGGCTTGCCTTTGCGGCGGTGAGTCAAAAGGCATGGGCCTTTGTCGAAAAAAGCAATCTGCCGAAATTTTATTTCAGTTTCAAAACCGAAAAGAAAAATCTCGAGGCCAATACAACCGCCTGGACCCCGGCGGTTTCACTCATTCAGGGTCTGCGCGTTGTTCTGAAAAACATGCAAGCCGAAGGGTTGGAGAAAATATTTGCCCGTCACGACAAAATGGCGCGGATGGTTCGCGAAGCGGCAAAGGCGATAGGATTGAAATTATTTGCGCCGGAGGCACCGTCGAATGCCATTACCGCCATTTATGGCCCCGATGGGATGGATTCCGGCAAGGTTGTCAAATTTCTCCGCGATGATTTGAACATGACGATCGCGGGCGGTCAGGATGCGGCGAAGGGAAAAATTTTCCGCATCGGGCATCTCGGCTATTACGACGAAATGGACATGATCACCGTCTGGTCCGGCATCGAAATGGCGTTGACCAAAATGGCGTACAAATTTGAAAAAGGGAAGGGCGTTGCCAAAGCCATGGAGGTATTTGCATCATGA
- a CDS encoding phosphoglycerate dehydrogenase — protein sequence MKVLVSDSLSDAGLAILKEAKGIEVDYQPTVHKDLDKLKAAIKTADAIVIRSGTKLTADIINAAEKLKVIGRAGIGVDNVDVPAASKKGIIVENTPGGNTVTTAEHAISMMCALTRQIPLATASVKSGKWEKSRFMGSELYQKTLGIIGCGNIGKIVADRALGLRMKVIAFDPFLTDEMAEKTGVKKVELEQLLKTSDYITIHVPKTEKTANMINSKAFAKMKRGVYLINCARGGIVNEKDLVDAINEKIIAGAALDVFEKEPVDPNNPLLKLEQVICTPHLGAATEEAQENVALDVAHQIVAYLVNGTIENAVNVPSVSGEIMKLLQPYLQLAEKIGKLQGQMAVVAPNEVVIEFAGEITKLPTPPITVSVLRGLLEPILEDESVNAVNAPYIAKERGIKLTESKISDHENFASLITVTLKFKDKQTVVAGTIFGKNHPRIVRVDNYYLEAVPEGKILVILNQDKPGVVGNVGTCLAKNKINISRMQLGLDSKTGKATAFYNVEGDVSDKVLAELKKLPDIISVQQVVL from the coding sequence ATGAAAGTCCTTGTTTCCGATTCACTCTCCGATGCCGGTCTGGCGATTCTCAAGGAAGCCAAAGGGATTGAAGTCGATTATCAACCGACCGTTCACAAAGACTTGGACAAGCTCAAGGCCGCCATCAAAACGGCCGATGCCATTGTGATCCGCAGTGGAACCAAACTGACAGCGGATATCATCAATGCCGCCGAAAAACTTAAAGTCATCGGCCGCGCCGGAATCGGCGTGGACAATGTGGATGTGCCGGCGGCCAGCAAAAAAGGGATTATCGTCGAAAACACCCCCGGCGGAAACACGGTTACCACGGCGGAGCATGCCATTTCGATGATGTGCGCGCTGACCCGCCAGATTCCATTGGCCACCGCCTCGGTGAAAAGCGGCAAGTGGGAAAAAAGCAGGTTCATGGGGAGCGAGCTTTATCAAAAAACGTTGGGGATAATCGGTTGCGGCAACATCGGAAAAATCGTGGCCGATCGGGCGCTGGGGTTGAGAATGAAGGTGATTGCCTTCGACCCGTTCCTCACCGACGAAATGGCTGAAAAAACAGGGGTCAAGAAGGTGGAGCTGGAACAACTTCTCAAGACATCCGACTATATTACCATTCATGTTCCCAAAACAGAAAAAACCGCCAACATGATCAACAGCAAAGCCTTTGCCAAGATGAAGCGGGGGGTTTACCTCATCAACTGTGCGCGCGGCGGAATCGTCAACGAAAAGGATCTTGTCGATGCCATCAACGAAAAGATCATCGCCGGCGCGGCGCTGGATGTTTTCGAGAAGGAACCGGTTGATCCGAACAATCCTTTATTAAAGCTGGAACAGGTCATCTGCACGCCGCATCTCGGGGCGGCCACCGAAGAGGCGCAGGAGAATGTGGCGCTCGATGTTGCTCATCAGATTGTCGCCTACCTCGTCAATGGCACTATCGAGAATGCGGTCAATGTCCCTTCGGTTTCGGGAGAAATCATGAAACTCCTCCAGCCCTATCTCCAGCTTGCTGAAAAGATCGGAAAACTTCAGGGGCAAATGGCGGTCGTGGCGCCAAACGAGGTGGTGATTGAGTTTGCCGGTGAAATCACCAAACTCCCCACCCCCCCCATCACCGTTTCCGTTTTGAGGGGGCTTTTGGAGCCAATTCTGGAGGATGAGTCGGTCAATGCGGTGAATGCGCCGTATATCGCCAAAGAGCGGGGGATCAAACTCACCGAGTCGAAGATATCCGATCACGAGAATTTTGCCTCTCTTATCACCGTTACTCTCAAATTCAAGGACAAACAGACGGTGGTTGCCGGCACGATCTTCGGCAAAAACCATCCCCGGATTGTCCGGGTGGACAATTATTATCTCGAGGCGGTGCCGGAGGGAAAAATCCTGGTGATTCTCAATCAGGACAAACCGGGGGTTGTGGGGAATGTCGGCACTTGCCTCGCCAAAAACAAAATCAACATCTCGCGGATGCAACTGGGGCTCGACAGCAAAACGGGGAAGGCCACCGCCTTTTATAATGTTGAAGGGGATGTCAGCGATAAGGTTCTGGCGGAGCTCAAAAAATTGCCGGATATCATATCGGTACAGCAGGTAGTCCTCTAG
- a CDS encoding adenylosuccinate synthase, with translation MPNVVIVGAQWGDEGKGKIVDIFTEHADAVVRFQGGNNAGHTLVVKGETTILHLVPSGILHSKVKCVIGNGVVVDPEVLLEEIESIKKRGFFKDDAQLSVSDEAHLIMPYHKKLDQLREERAGAGKIGTTGRGIGPCYEDKMARKGIRFCDLDWPAAFHEKLNTVLSRRNERFVKMFATEPFDIEKIVDSYLDMYGRLKKYVTNTSLLVNGLIKKGKSILFEGAQGTSLDVDHGTYPFVTSSNTVAGGACSGAGVGPTAINAVVGISKAYTTRVGSGPFPTELEDKVGERLREKGGEFGSTTGRPRRCGWLDLVVLKHAVRVNGLTGLVLTKLDVLSGFETIKYAVAYKYGDKTISDLPANLEILNGCEPVYKEAKGWPETLSRVKKTKDLPKNVRDYIRRIEDFLEIPVIMLSLGPQRGEDIIIKNPFVD, from the coding sequence ATGCCAAACGTCGTCATCGTCGGCGCCCAGTGGGGCGATGAGGGAAAGGGGAAGATTGTCGATATCTTCACCGAACACGCCGATGCGGTGGTCCGGTTCCAGGGGGGGAACAACGCCGGCCACACGCTGGTTGTCAAAGGCGAGACGACGATTCTCCATCTGGTTCCTTCCGGCATTCTCCATTCCAAGGTGAAATGTGTCATCGGAAACGGTGTGGTTGTCGATCCCGAAGTCCTTCTCGAAGAAATCGAATCAATCAAGAAAAGGGGCTTTTTCAAGGACGACGCCCAGTTGAGCGTGAGCGATGAAGCCCATCTGATCATGCCGTACCATAAAAAGCTTGATCAGCTCCGTGAGGAGCGCGCGGGCGCCGGCAAGATCGGTACAACCGGCCGCGGGATCGGTCCGTGCTACGAAGACAAAATGGCCCGAAAGGGAATCCGCTTCTGCGATCTCGATTGGCCTGCGGCGTTTCATGAAAAGCTTAACACGGTCTTGTCCCGCCGGAACGAACGGTTTGTGAAAATGTTTGCAACAGAGCCGTTTGATATTGAAAAAATAGTCGATTCCTACCTCGATATGTACGGCCGCCTGAAAAAGTATGTGACCAATACGTCGCTTCTGGTCAATGGGCTCATCAAGAAGGGAAAGAGCATCCTGTTTGAGGGGGCTCAGGGAACGAGCCTCGATGTCGATCACGGGACCTATCCGTTTGTCACCTCGTCCAACACGGTTGCCGGCGGTGCGTGCAGTGGAGCCGGAGTTGGGCCGACGGCCATCAATGCCGTTGTTGGTATTTCGAAGGCCTATACGACGCGCGTCGGATCGGGGCCGTTTCCGACCGAACTCGAAGATAAAGTGGGGGAGCGGCTTCGCGAAAAGGGGGGGGAGTTTGGATCGACAACCGGCCGTCCCCGCCGGTGCGGCTGGCTCGACCTCGTTGTCTTGAAGCATGCGGTTCGCGTCAACGGCCTGACAGGCCTTGTCCTCACCAAACTCGATGTCCTCTCCGGGTTTGAAACGATCAAATATGCCGTCGCCTACAAATATGGCGACAAAACCATCAGCGATCTTCCGGCGAATCTCGAAATTTTGAACGGTTGTGAACCGGTCTATAAAGAGGCCAAAGGATGGCCGGAGACATTGAGCCGCGTAAAAAAAACAAAAGACCTTCCCAAAAATGTCCGTGATTATATCAGGCGGATTGAGGATTTTCTTGAAATTCCGGTCATCATGCTCTCCCTCGGGCCGCAGAGGGGGGAGGATATAATTATCAAAAATCCATTTGTCGATTAA
- a CDS encoding MBL fold metallo-hydrolase translates to MIPDRVQFVGHSCLWVTLDGRHFLVDANFSSRILGLFKRRALLGIDLDNLPDVSALLVTHAHYDHLDIFSYKYFSQDKKIIVPKGIGGLVKRYIHNPIAELKEWETGDATSIKITAVPAKHYGFRLSGLRYTKCLGFVLEGSQHTVYLAGDTAYGPHFKEIGDKFAIDIACLPIGSFRPARFMKKQHLNPEEALRAFEDLKAKKMIPIHWGSFRLAMEKVNEPVEWLKKSIAGKPVAESVAILQTGESFDF, encoded by the coding sequence ATGATCCCCGACCGCGTCCAATTTGTGGGTCATTCGTGCTTATGGGTGACGCTTGATGGCCGGCATTTTCTGGTTGATGCCAACTTTTCGAGCCGGATTCTGGGTCTCTTTAAAAGACGCGCCCTTTTGGGCATCGATCTCGACAATCTGCCGGATGTTTCCGCCCTGCTCGTCACTCATGCCCACTATGACCATCTCGACATTTTTTCGTACAAATATTTTTCGCAGGACAAAAAGATCATCGTGCCGAAGGGAATCGGCGGTCTGGTAAAACGTTATATTCACAACCCGATTGCCGAACTCAAGGAATGGGAAACGGGTGACGCAACTTCAATTAAAATAACCGCCGTTCCTGCCAAACATTACGGCTTCCGCCTCTCGGGCCTTCGTTACACCAAATGCCTCGGATTTGTCCTGGAGGGTTCACAACATACCGTCTATCTGGCCGGTGACACCGCCTACGGTCCGCATTTTAAAGAAATCGGCGACAAATTCGCCATCGACATCGCCTGTCTTCCCATCGGATCTTTTCGTCCCGCCCGGTTCATGAAAAAACAGCATCTCAACCCCGAGGAGGCCCTGCGCGCGTTTGAAGATCTAAAGGCCAAAAAGATGATTCCGATCCACTGGGGGAGTTTTCGCCTCGCCATGGAAAAGGTGAATGAGCCGGTTGAATGGCTGAAAAAGTCGATTGCGGGAAAACCGGTTGCGGAATCGGTTGCCATTCTACAAACCGGCGAATCGTTTGATTTTTAA
- the alr gene encoding alanine racemase: protein MPIQYRPTTAEIDLNALRHNAREIRKRVPKERSIMAIVKANAYGHGALFCTRALEGCGIHDFGVATVEEGIELRGGGSRANIFVLGGLLTSSPDEFLRHRLRPVLHQLDEVRRFAVYLKETNRECQAHIKLDTGMGRLGIFPSEIEMLVSILKANPLLKVEGVLTHLARADETEPEPSERQFTIFCELKRILSEKGVNAPIFHIANSAAIIDERLNGFEMVRPGIILYGAYPHERHRTKINLKPVLMLKSRVISLKRFGPGSPISYGGTFVTKRESLIATLPIGYADGYPRLVSNKASVLVRGKRAPVVGRVCMDLTMVDVTDVPGATLGDEAVLIGLQGAEQIRACDLAQWADTISYEIFCGISSRVPRVYLGM, encoded by the coding sequence ATGCCGATCCAATATCGTCCCACAACCGCCGAAATCGACCTCAACGCCCTCCGTCATAATGCGCGGGAAATCCGGAAGCGAGTCCCCAAAGAACGATCCATTATGGCCATCGTCAAGGCCAACGCCTATGGCCATGGGGCCCTTTTTTGCACCCGTGCACTCGAAGGATGCGGTATACACGACTTCGGCGTGGCGACGGTGGAAGAGGGGATCGAGCTTCGAGGCGGCGGCAGTCGCGCCAATATTTTTGTTTTGGGGGGGTTGCTGACCTCCTCCCCGGACGAATTTCTCCGGCATCGCCTGCGTCCCGTTCTCCATCAGCTGGATGAAGTGCGCCGGTTTGCCGTCTATCTGAAGGAAACCAACCGGGAATGTCAGGCCCATATCAAGCTTGATACCGGCATGGGTCGGCTCGGTATTTTTCCATCCGAAATTGAAATGCTTGTTTCTATTTTGAAAGCCAATCCCCTCCTGAAGGTGGAGGGTGTTCTCACGCATCTCGCCCGGGCGGACGAAACGGAGCCGGAGCCTTCCGAGAGACAGTTCACCATTTTTTGCGAACTCAAAAGAATTTTAAGTGAAAAAGGGGTTAACGCCCCGATCTTTCACATCGCCAATTCAGCCGCGATTATCGACGAAAGATTAAACGGCTTCGAAATGGTCCGGCCGGGAATCATCCTCTATGGGGCCTATCCGCACGAACGACACAGGACTAAAATCAATCTTAAGCCGGTCCTAATGCTCAAATCACGGGTGATCAGCCTGAAACGCTTCGGTCCCGGTTCTCCCATCAGCTACGGCGGCACTTTTGTCACGAAACGGGAGAGCCTCATTGCTACTTTGCCCATTGGATACGCCGATGGCTACCCGCGCCTGGTTTCAAATAAGGCTTCCGTTCTCGTCCGCGGCAAGAGGGCTCCCGTTGTCGGCCGGGTCTGCATGGATTTGACGATGGTCGATGTCACCGATGTCCCCGGCGCCACCCTCGGAGACGAAGCGGTGCTCATCGGTTTGCAGGGGGCCGAGCAGATCCGGGCCTGCGATTTGGCCCAATGGGCCGATACGATTTCTTACGAGATTTTTTGCGGCATCTCGTCGCGCGTGCCGAGGGTGTATTTGGGGATGTAA
- a CDS encoding ABC transporter permease — protein sequence MPFFIRLNSIAIHTIEELGALSKFGATFFRWIGQKPFRWKNLIDQMNVIGVDSTPIILLVSLFTGAVFALQTGYAFRLFNAETLVGSTVGLSLTREIAPVFAALMVTARVGSAMAAELGTMRVTEQIDALESMAVNPFHYLVIPRIVGATVMVPLLTGLFNFVGFMGAYMVGVGLLGIPEGPFVSRAEYYVDNEDLFGGLFKAAVFGFLLALISCYQGYKAKGGAAGVGRATTRAVVVSSVTILVVDYFLTQWILELIEK from the coding sequence ATGCCTTTTTTTATCAGACTCAATTCCATTGCCATCCATACTATCGAGGAACTGGGCGCCCTCTCCAAATTCGGCGCCACTTTTTTCCGCTGGATCGGCCAAAAACCTTTTCGCTGGAAAAATCTGATCGACCAGATGAACGTCATCGGCGTCGATTCGACCCCTATTATCCTGCTCGTCAGCCTTTTTACCGGCGCCGTTTTCGCCCTTCAAACCGGCTACGCCTTTCGCCTCTTTAATGCCGAGACGCTGGTTGGCTCCACCGTCGGCCTTTCGCTCACCCGCGAGATTGCGCCGGTCTTTGCGGCGCTGATGGTGACCGCCCGGGTCGGGTCGGCGATGGCGGCGGAACTGGGAACCATGCGGGTGACCGAGCAGATCGATGCCCTCGAGTCGATGGCGGTCAATCCGTTTCACTATCTGGTCATTCCGCGGATTGTCGGCGCGACCGTCATGGTCCCGCTCCTTACCGGGCTTTTTAATTTTGTCGGCTTCATGGGGGCTTACATGGTGGGAGTCGGGCTTTTGGGGATCCCCGAGGGGCCTTTTGTCTCGCGGGCGGAATACTATGTGGACAACGAGGACCTCTTCGGCGGCCTCTTTAAGGCGGCGGTGTTTGGTTTTCTTCTGGCGTTGATCAGTTGTTATCAGGGCTACAAGGCCAAAGGAGGGGCGGCAGGGGTCGGCCGGGCCACAACAAGGGCGGTTGTTGTTTCATCGGTGACAATCCTGGTTGTCGATTATTTCCTGACCCAATGGATTTTGGAGCTGATTGAAAAATGA
- a CDS encoding ABC transporter ATP-binding protein has protein sequence MIELKNIHKSFGANKVLNGLNLTIPDGKITVILGRSGEGKSVLLKHIIGLLRPDKGHVVIYGTDLARLDDYALKEFRKKFGMLFQNAALFDSLNVFDNVAFPLREHTQMTAHQVHNRVHEVLSLVGLKNIDDKMPSELSGGMRKRVGLARAIALLPQILLYDEPTTGLDPIMTDAIDQLIINTQKQLGITSVVISHDIEASFRIADKIAMIHEGVILVEGTKEAFEKSKHPFVKQFLEGKATGEEM, from the coding sequence ATGATTGAACTCAAGAATATCCACAAATCATTCGGCGCCAACAAGGTCTTAAACGGCCTCAATCTGACGATTCCCGATGGAAAAATCACCGTTATTCTGGGGCGAAGCGGCGAGGGGAAAAGCGTCCTCTTGAAACACATCATCGGCCTGTTGCGCCCCGACAAGGGACATGTGGTTATTTATGGAACCGACCTTGCCCGGCTGGATGACTACGCGTTGAAGGAGTTCCGGAAAAAATTTGGGATGCTCTTTCAAAACGCCGCCCTGTTCGACTCGCTGAATGTCTTCGACAACGTGGCCTTTCCGTTGAGAGAACATACCCAAATGACCGCCCACCAGGTGCACAACCGGGTGCACGAGGTCTTAAGCCTGGTCGGCCTCAAAAACATCGATGACAAAATGCCCTCCGAGCTTTCCGGCGGGATGAGAAAGAGGGTGGGGCTTGCCCGCGCCATCGCGCTTCTTCCGCAAATTCTCCTCTACGACGAGCCGACCACCGGCCTGGACCCTATCATGACCGACGCCATCGATCAGCTGATCATCAACACGCAAAAGCAGTTGGGGATCACCTCGGTGGTCATCAGCCACGACATCGAGGCGAGCTTCCGGATCGCCGACAAAATCGCTATGATCCACGAAGGGGTTATTCTGGTTGAAGGAACAAAGGAGGCGTTCGAGAAATCGAAACATCCTTTCGTGAAACAATTTCTTGAAGGAAAAGCGACGGGGGAGGAGATGTAG
- a CDS encoding MCE family protein: protein MSFELTPQRKAGLFALIVIFILGYITIRLSKTSLFPGGSYIIYAVVDEATGLTKKTPVQIAGVPVGFLNDVELLNGNKAQLSLAIQRGVRVSKDVEVRIRTIGFLGDTYIDLYQPGEIRETLKSKDTVGKVSFQGDISSLTGQLSDIAADVKAITATMRTLMAGEDSSFARSLQNIEKITDSLSRLSTQNEGNLNAIIANMKAVSENLNALVARNMGNVDATLDNIHVATDKINRGEGTIGRLIHDDETVEKLNESLDNLNGLLGGANKLSVDVGYHTEYLGETQDFKHYVSLALKPKPDKYFLLEFVDDPAPDSTRTIKESTITSGGVTTTVTEEVNKTEFDKFRFSAQLAKKYYGFTFRGGLIESSGGVGVDYDYGPVGVKLEAFDFETKRGERPHLKGMGTVNLTKSFYLLGGLDDFISKEQDPDWFFGAGVSMTDDDLKSLIGLFSAKP, encoded by the coding sequence ATGTCTTTTGAACTGACCCCCCAACGAAAAGCCGGTTTATTCGCCCTGATCGTTATTTTTATTCTCGGCTACATCACCATCCGGTTGAGCAAAACCTCGCTTTTCCCAGGCGGGTCGTACATCATTTACGCGGTTGTCGACGAGGCGACCGGCCTCACCAAAAAAACGCCGGTCCAGATCGCGGGGGTGCCGGTCGGTTTTTTGAACGATGTCGAACTGCTGAATGGAAACAAGGCACAGCTTTCTCTTGCCATCCAGCGGGGGGTGAGGGTGTCCAAAGATGTGGAGGTGCGCATCCGCACCATCGGGTTTTTGGGGGATACATACATCGATCTCTACCAGCCGGGGGAAATCAGGGAGACTTTGAAGTCGAAGGATACTGTCGGTAAGGTGAGCTTTCAGGGGGATATCAGTTCGCTGACCGGCCAGCTATCCGACATTGCCGCCGATGTGAAGGCGATCACCGCCACGATGAGAACACTCATGGCCGGCGAAGATTCGTCATTTGCCCGAAGCCTTCAAAATATCGAAAAGATCACCGATTCATTGAGCCGCCTGTCCACCCAAAACGAAGGAAACTTGAACGCCATCATCGCCAACATGAAGGCGGTTTCGGAAAATTTGAACGCCCTCGTGGCGCGCAATATGGGAAACGTGGACGCAACCCTCGACAACATCCATGTCGCCACGGATAAAATCAACCGGGGGGAGGGGACCATCGGCAGACTCATCCACGACGACGAAACGGTCGAAAAGTTGAACGAGTCGCTCGACAATCTGAACGGCCTTTTGGGGGGGGCCAACAAATTAAGCGTGGACGTCGGATACCATACCGAGTATCTGGGTGAAACCCAGGATTTCAAGCATTACGTCTCGCTGGCGTTGAAACCCAAGCCGGACAAATATTTCCTGCTTGAATTTGTGGACGACCCGGCGCCCGATTCGACACGGACGATCAAAGAGTCCACCATCACCTCCGGCGGCGTGACGACAACGGTCACCGAGGAGGTCAACAAGACCGAGTTCGACAAATTCCGTTTTTCCGCCCAGCTGGCGAAAAAATATTACGGCTTTACCTTCCGCGGCGGGTTGATCGAATCGAGCGGCGGCGTCGGCGTCGACTACGACTACGGGCCGGTGGGGGTCAAACTCGAAGCTTTCGATTTCGAGACAAAGCGGGGAGAACGGCCCCATTTGAAGGGGATGGGGACGGTCAATCTCACAAAAAGTTTTTACCTGCTTGGTGGGCTGGATGATTTTATCAGCAAAGAGCAGGACCCCGACTGGTTTTTCGGGGCGGGGGTGAGCATGACGGATGATGATCTGAAGTCGCTCATCGGATTGTTTAGCGCCAAACCATAA